The genomic region AAAGTCATACTGGAGCATGATCACCCCGGGACAAAGCTGAACATGATTTGGAGTGggggagcaggagaagagagCTGGCATGTCCTGCCCAgtgaatgtgtccctgcccatggcagggggccTGGAACACTGTGGTCTTTAAGTTCCCTTCCCACCTGAACCATCCTGTAATTCTATGTCACATTAGGTGCAGAAAAGCTCGCATAGTAGAAGGCACAAGCTGCTCTTTCATTTTGGTTGTGCAGAAAATAACTTGCTGCACGCCTAAAAATggcatccttttttttcttgaaagaatCAGGCCCTAAGGTGATTGAAAAACCTGGAGAGCAAATTACCTCATTTCTAGAGGGCCTGTATTTTCCAAGtaaaaaaagcacaagaagTTGGGTGTATATTATTAACTTATTGTGATTCCATGAAACCCCCAGTAAGGGACAAAGCCGACTGGGCTTCAGCCGTCTTGGTAAAACCACAGCTTTTAACTTCAGAGTAGCACACACAGATTTCCTTGAGGAAAAGGTATTTTCTGGCTCAGTTACACCTGCATCTCTCGTAAAATGAGTCATTCATATCCACTTTAAGTGGCAACACAGAACGTTCACCATTCTTCCACTCCCCGCTCCCTCTCTGACCCTCATCGAGGACCATCATTCTCCCGGATTTATCTAGATGGGAAAAGAGCGCTTCTACAGCACCTTTCCTCAGGCCATCATTCCCGTTACCTTCTCAGAAAACCAcagagtggaagaaaaaaaatcccctcgGACTGATGCGAAACGAAACAAAGGGATGCGGGAACTGAGGGCAGCCGCTGGCACCGGCAGCTCCCAGCGCCAGGGCATGGCCACAGCTCCGTCCCGCCAATGCCGCGCCCCTGGGGGCTCGGGGTCCGTCCCCGGGGCGGAGGctccgctccccccgccccaAGCCCCGCATCGCTCCCGCCCCAAGCCCGGCATCGCTCCCGCCCCAAGCCCGGCATCGCTCCCGCCCCAGCACCGCCATCGCCCCGGCCCCGTCCCGGCCCCTCAGCCCTGCGGGCGCCACGGCGCctgcgcggccccgccgcggcctGGGCGCGATGGCGCGGCCTGAGGGGCCCCCGACGCTGCCCGAGCCGCTGCGGCGGCGGCTCgtctccttcagcagctccGTGTTCAGCGACAGCCACCGCACCGCGCTCGGCGAcggcccccgcgcccccccggGCTTCCCGGGCTACCGCGCAGGTACAGCGCGACGCCGCCGCCTCGGGCCGGCCGTGCGGGcggcgccgggcccggggctcTGCTGCGGAGCCTGGGTCGGGCCCGCCGGGCAGCGCccgcaggagctgctgtggccgGTGGCTCTCTCTGTGTGCACCCGGCCTGGCGGGGAGAGCGGTGGCTGCGGCCCAACCCGCGCCCTGTTCAAACCTCTAGCGCGAGAGTAGCCATGGCAATGCACACAGTGCAGCCTGCACAGAGAGGCTGGCGTGATTTCAGCCCATAAATCCATTCTGAGCCGATCGAATTAATCAACAAGACGTTCTTGTTTCAAGAGAGGAGTTCCTGCTTCCTTTGTGTAGTAACACTGCTAACGCTTACGAGTTCTTCATTTCATTTATCAAACATTTCACCAATAGCATCTATCTTTAGTCTCTTTTTATGTGGCTTGCTGTGTGAAGAATACTCCTGTGTTAATATCCAATTGCAAATTACTGGACATGGGGATttcaaaaattcagttttacaCATACATATCTTGGGGAGTTGCTGTAGCAACAGCCATTGCAATACTGTCTGGCTTTTGCATTAATCTCAGCAATCCCAGCAAATAagcattaatttaatttagggatagaaaaattaattagaattgGCTTATGTTGCTTGAACATTCATCCAAACACAGTTTTAGAATTTGCACAGAATTTATAAATAGCAATGCCATGTCAAGGAAACCTTTAAAATACCTAAACATTGGGATGACAATAGAAATTTGAACTCTTGGCTTCTCTGATTTTAAGTaaatttttccttaaatctGACCTTGTAGGTCTATTATAAAGTTGTAAGTACAGAATTTACTGCCCGCATGTTGGAGTTTGAGACTTGCTTTTCTCTACATTGAGTTGTGTGATGCAGCTTGTCCTGTACCCGCCTGAAAGGATGAGCTTTAGTTTGACACATGTTTGAAACTGTTATCTCTTAAGAATCAAATTACCATCCAAGTGTCTGTTTAAATAAAAGGTTGAAAGTGAAGAGTGGGCCATGCAAGCCTGCTCTCTAGCAGCTCTCTTGACATAAGCCTCAGTCAGAGATGGTGGAGTAAGCTAAAAGCCACCAGGTAATCAACAATTGGACACTCAGCTTGATTATATGACTATATTATAAAAGTGCTCTGTCCCAGGAGCCAAAAGGTGCCTTGGATTCCAGGAAATGATGTAACTCCAGATAGGGTGTGAAGATTTCCTCTggataaacaaaaatatttttcttaacattttaTTTGACTGGGAAGAGTCAAATTACTGCCCTGCATGAAGCTAAGATGGAGCAGTATCCTTCTGTCATATTTACAGCTGGAGTGATAAaatcttctttctctctgtacaGATTGTGAAATCCTTTCCAGTTTGCCACTGCAGATGTCCCTCTATTTCAATGTTTATTTCTTCCCGTTTTGGTGGCTCATCACAGTTGCCATCCTCTACGTGAAggtgagaaggaaggaaagtgGTGGTTTGTAAATGTATGTTACATCAGACACGTCCAGGTGTGGGATACAGCTCACTGGAGTTAGAGGTCTTTACACTGATTTGGGAATTCATGGAAACTGGAGGTTCAGGTGCCAATACTGTCAGCTGAGAGTAGCACAGAGCATCTTCATTTAATCACAGACACCATGACAGAAACTTCTACTTTCTTCTTCCCCTGCAGTATCCAGCCTTATCAGATTATTACAAGTTCATCCTGGTCACCATCATGATCCTGGTCTCTCTGACAGAGCTCATTCGACTCTACCTGGGATATGTGGGCAATCTGCTGGAGAAAGTAAGTTACCAGAGGGTCACAGTAATTTCTGCaagaatttctgcttttggGAGTTGAGCATTAACTGGCAGGCATTTTATTTGAGAGATTTAAGTTGAGGACATGGTTATTTCTCTTCAGTTGCACTCTGCATCTTCTATGGTTGTTTCTCTTCAGTTGCACTCTGCATCTTCTATTCCCTTGGCATTGGCTTCCACTTAATTTTGTGAATTTCAAGTAGTTTTCCCTCAGAAGAGAGCTCTCTCACTCCCTAAAATTGTTTTGTCAGAAAATGCAAGTATGCTTAAAAACACAGGATATGGAAATATGAAGCCACCCCACTTTGCCTTTCCACATTATGTACCAgcttttggaaaattaaaaataaatgtgttttgttcacaagattttggattttttcatcCCATTCAGCTGTCAGGTTTTTAATAGGTGATGTCTCCCTGTTATAGGTCCCTGAGCTGGCTGGGTTTTGGCTCCTGACTCTCCTCCCACAGTTGCCTATAATTCTCTTCTTGCTATTTAATGAAGGTCTGAAAATCCACTCTCTGGAGCGAGCCGTCCACATCATCTTCGCCgccttcctctccttccaaGTGGTGGCAGCGTTTTTCGCCCTGAGAAGGATGGTGAACACTCTGGCCACTCGCTTCCGCCTCACCGAGTTCCACCGCCTGGAGGAGCAGCGCCCCGCGCCCGGCCTGTGCAGCCTGGCCGCGGGCAGTGGCTCCCGGGGCTGGTAGGGCCAGAGATCCCGCCCCGAGCAGCCTGGCCGCGGGCAGCGGCTCCCGGGGCTGGTAGGGCCCCGAGGGCCTCAGGGGGtaacagagcccagcccagtgcAGCCACAATTCTGTTTCCGTTCTGTTGGGTCATTCTTTGCCTTCTTGCCTCAGAGGTATGAAAAAAATAGATCTCGCTCAAGAGCCAACATTAAACCTCAGAGGATGGAGCTCTTTTCTGCAAGGAAAATCAAAGCCAATTGCATAATTGACCTGAGTGGACTATTTGTGGACTGAGTAGATTTGGAGGGTTTTACGTGTTACAAAGTTGTGGCATTTGTAAAATACCAGAAGCCTTTTTTCCCACTGTTTGcacaaaattgttttgtttacaATAAATCTTTTCTACGCTTTTTTGTGGTGGTACgggttttgtctgttttccagaTTTGTTGCACGTATTTCGTGTCTGATACCTcagttaggaaaaaaacccaacccaaaaccaaactggAAACAAAAGCCCCAAGAGATATTGAGGCTCAAAAAGAAGTTAGTGAACAAAGACtgcacttccagagatggtCTTCCAGGTAATTCCAGCTCTTAGAAATTCCTCACTGCTATACTAGGCATGTAATTTCAAAGATATTCATTCCACGAAACTCTTATGGCTCATCTCCTTTGGCTTAGCTACAGTTCTAACTATCAAGTCAGAGTGGTGCAATTTTCGCAGAGAGAGCAGTAACAAAATTATAGGCATTAAAAAAGTAGCTTTATGTCACTGAAAGGCAGAACCTGTTGTTCCCAAGCCAGGGCAAATACCAAGGTTCTCTCATTCCTGTTATGTGTATTAAATTTTAGGCTATCTTCTGCAGTTTTGGTAATGGCTGAAAGTTCACTTTTTCTGTCAAGGAGTGATAGAGCTCAAAcgttaaaataaatttttcaccAGAATCCTTTGAGACCTTtgagcagggcaggagttgTCAGTTTTGAAAGCTGGCACAAGCATGCAAACTGCTCAAAGGATTGGAAGGAAAATGAGTCTAACATGAAAAAGGCACATTATGCTTAAAGCTGTTGAATATTTAAAGCTTACAGAACCCCAAGTGAGAAAAAGGCATTAGCTTTTGTTTTTACCAAAATggttaattttcctttcaatcCATGAATGAATGGGACAATGAATTACACTAAGTTTGCTTCTTCATTTCATTATTATAAAGCTTATGTTATCAGAGCACATACCcctttgttttaaagcaaactACCATCTTGGATTTTTGCACAGAAAGAGAGGATTTCTCTAAGAGTCTCTTAAGAGTGTCTTTTAACAGTTAATATAAAACATTTAGGGCCCTGTAATCTGAGCCTGAGAGGGACACACTGAGGTTTAAGGAGAAGTTACAGcatttcaaaaatacttttccaGCATTAGAAAATCCTTGTCAAAACATTCTTAACTGATGCAAGGGGAACATTGGGTATATTTTTAATGTCAACCACAGTTACACTACAGGAGAATGCTAAAAGCAGGGCTGAAGGAAGGTTTTTAACACTAAGTACATGAAATACAACATGAAGCTGAAAAAGTCAACCATACACCAATGCTGGCAACAAGGAACTGGCCTCCAGGCTAAGGCCATGAGGTATAACTCAAAATCCCTGATTTTAGTCATAAATGATGCATTTGGAAGATCAGATTGCCATGCAAGACAACTGTCTGGAGTCAAAGACACAAGGATGCACAGCTCtttggggatggggaggaggagggggaaataGAATTAAGAAAAGCACTGTTAGAGTTGTCTGGAAATGGTAAAGGTAGAAACCAGCTTGTGAGGTAAATCTTCAGGAACATATTTGATAAACACAAGATCTCTACCTACACTCTGCTCAGGCTTCCTAACAGATCTGCTGgtctatttttaatttcataattaTCAGTCTTAATTTCACAATGAAACTTCCCTTCAGTTTCCAAATTTCACAGGAGCTGGTGAGACATCaagcaagcagaaaaaataCACAAGTATATAAAATACACATGAGAATTTAAGATTCAGCAGAGCAAGTATTTGGGCAGCAAGGAGGGCTGGTGGTTTTCCTCACCTCTAGAGAATAGATGGAAACcaaaatgaaaggaaggaaCCCAAAACCACTGGAAACACGTGGGAGTTCACTGAGCAGCATCCAGACAGTTCTGAACACAAGCTGTACAACAGTGGCTTTCTGCCACACTGCAGTTTGTGCCAAGAACACCccaaaaagtattttttgatGCTCTAGATTGCTACCAGCAGCTCTCCCTTCACAATCAAGATCTTTGAGTGGCTAAAACCTGGGAACAGAAAtcagttattttatttcatgaagGTTACTGTCAGGAAAGGCCAACAGCCAATTTTAAGGGAAATTTGTACCAATGTATTTCCTTTAACTGAATAAAAGAAATGAGGAATGGGTCTTATCTAAGAGCATTATCTTAAAATGCTCTATTTTAGGTTACTGATCAATTTGAAGATGAGAGGAGTATTTTGTGATCAAGGGCATAGTTGGCAAGTGGTTAATACCTGGACTTGGCCTGTGTCCCTTGTCTAAAATAGACTTTGTAaaaggatttctctttttttttaatagttgcATGACTTTcagaaggagaaattaaatttagaagAGGCTTCAAATGTGTACCTTACTTAAGCAGATCTGATAAAGTAGACATAAGATAAGACATAGATTTGATAGAAAACAGACAATTGATAAAAAAGAGGGTACAGCATTAACCTTTCAATATCAACAGCTCACTCTTTACATTTGCTGAAAGAATTGCACCCAGAGGAATGAGATCATACATTTCACTCTTGCCTTTGTCTCTTATAAACTGGACTGGACTTACTGTGAATCATTAAAGAGTTGATGAAGCAGAATTGGCATCATTACATAGTCTGATAAGATGGCCAAtagctgggaaaggctgcagatatcatttattttgaaaaacaaattttgttTCTCCAGAACAAAGGTTGGATAGcaacaattaaaaataacctTGTTGAGTGCTTCAAATAAAGCAAGGATAATAGAGTTTGCTAAAGGAGGCAGGCAAAGCTGTATGTAAAGGTCAGCTGATAAGAGCAAGAAGAATTTAAACTACAATGGAATAAATAGGTTCAAGAAGTGtaacacagacagaaaatgtgTATGTTGATGATTGGTGCCACCAAAGTTGCCCCTGGGTACATGAAGGAGagaatttattaaaagaaaataaatgtgaaaatttaCCAGCTTGAAATCTT from Molothrus ater isolate BHLD 08-10-18 breed brown headed cowbird chromosome 3, BPBGC_Mater_1.1, whole genome shotgun sequence harbors:
- the TMEM17 gene encoding transmembrane protein 17, producing MARPEGPPTLPEPLRRRLVSFSSSVFSDSHRTALGDGPRAPPGFPGYRADCEILSSLPLQMSLYFNVYFFPFWWLITVAILYVKYPALSDYYKFILVTIMILVSLTELIRLYLGYVGNLLEKVPELAGFWLLTLLPQLPIILFLLFNEGLKIHSLERAVHIIFAAFLSFQVVAAFFALRRMVNTLATRFRLTEFHRLEEQRPAPGLCSLAAGSGSRGW